A stretch of DNA from Takifugu flavidus isolate HTHZ2018 chromosome 13, ASM371156v2, whole genome shotgun sequence:
ACTCCAGGAGGAGATCAGGATGGATGGAACCATCATGGACTCTAACGAAGAAAGAGGAATAAACACACTCTACTATAATGTTAAGAACTAAAGCGCCGTGAGTCCGCTGATTCCTACCTGTAGACGGGACCGGCGGGATGGCCGCGGCCACGGGGGCGGGTTTTACAGAAGCTGCTGCGGCTGATTTCAATACCTGAAAGGTgaaggggggtgggtggggggggtacgGGACAACGTGGGTCAACGCGAGGCGGAAGAGTCGGTTGGAAAATAAAAGTAGAAAACGTGACAGACCTGGGACACGGAGGGCTGGGAGGCCGGCGTCAGCGCTGGCGTTGGGAGGCTTTGGAGGATTTCAtctgggggggggactggcAGCACAACTGGGGAGGCACTGGATGGGTCTTTGTTGACCAGTAGAACCTCAATGGGACCGGTCGAGCTTTTCAGGTGGATCTGGTACTTCCTCTGCCCGTTGGGAATCTAAAGGACACGAGAGCCCGCTGTGATACGTGACACAAGGGCGGCTGGATGAGGGGGCAGGACCACACGGGCAGCTCACATAACCTACAGATTCCGGTATGGGAACTTCTAGTTGTGTACCAATAGGAGCCCGGATTGCCAGCAGGGTGTCTCCTGGGGATAAAGGAGGGAGGGTGGTGAGCACCTTGGACTGTCAGGACACAGACAGACTAAACCACAATTAGAAAAACCCACCTTTGAAAGCGCCACAAAGGTCTTCGTGCTTCACGTATGCCAAAGTTAGACTGTGTTAAGGCTCAATttcagtcgtgtgtgtgtggtgtgtagcTCAAAAAAACAGGATAAACGCTTCTGGACCACGAGCTGCAAGGATATGGACTGTTGTTGGAGTCATCTGTGACATTTTTGATGCTTTGCTGGACCCAGACTCTCTGCTGGTCCAGCTCGTGTTCCCTGAGAGCGAGGTCATCCAGCTCAGCCTTGAGATCTATCAGCTTATCTGCTATTTCTCTGGTGTTACAGCCTGGGCCTACACCCCTGAAACAGAAGAGCAAAGCATGGCGTTGTACATTGAGCCTCTGATACTCGATGCTTTCCAGCCGATACATTAACAGAACGCAGCTGAAACGGTCTCTAATCTCAGCTAAAACGTCCGTTATACGACAGCGTCGAGTCCTTCCATCACCCGACTGGGGACTTACTTCCACTGGATGCTGTTCTTAGACTTCTTCTCAATCAATCCAATTCCCTCCAACACATTGGTGATGTCGTAGATGCGTCGTTTCTGTCGGACTGCCAGCGTGTCGGCTGCCTGGAccacaagaggaagaaaaacaacgtTTATTAAGAGTCGCTGCCGCTTCAAAAACAGGGACTGGAGAGCTGAGTGCAAGCGTCATGCAACCACAATTCCCCCCAGTCCCTTCTCAGCCCAACTGCTTGCTGATAACCACACGGTGGCTGCCGATACCCACATATTATATCATTTTTCATCAAGACTACACGAAGCAGCCGGATGACTGGAGTTTTAACAGTTAATAGAACTCATTTATAGACTCGTAACATCTAAGGAGGGTGAAATTCTAACTCTCAGTTTTACTCAATAGCAGGAAAGCcaattattttattctttaatatgtttttttttgaagaaaccaatttaaaatatacatattaAAGGGCTTGGTTATAATCTAGAATATATAAATTTGTGCAAAACAAATTCCAGAATTacttttgggggttttttttttagagcaaATTGCTGTTGGTGGGAACTAAAAGTAGTTTCTGGTGTCAGAAAAGTTGCATTTGGAGCCTGAATCAAGCAGCTCGCTCCCCGCACGCTAGTGCGCGTTTACGCCCCTGCAGCTCAACACAAGCCGGGCGTTGATGCCGCGGAACGGCGGACGAGCTTCCAAGGAACAGAAATGTCCATGTGCGCAGATCCAGCGGCATCGGAACGACAAAAGATGACCCACTTTTTAAACTTAGAATCTGCAGGGGGGCAGAGCCCGAACAGTTGGCCGGAGTTCTTCAAACGAAGGGCTGCTTTTAACCTCACTTTGCCAACTTTTCCCCACACGAACATGCTACGCCATAAAGGCAGATGTGTGAAAGTAGCCGGGGTGCCGCGTTTACACAGTCAAAACGTCGATCGGGCATTAAAATCCACATCTGTCACACGGGCGGGCTAAGCTAACAAGGAAGCTAGCGAAAGTGCACCTCACCCGGGCAGGCAGGCTCGGAATGACATGTGCTAGCTAACAACAAAAGGCTTCGAGCTGCATGCTCACCGCTTTCAGGTCCAACACTCCGTCCTTTGCCTCCTGTAATAAAGTCACAAACTTCGTGGTGAGCAGCCCCAGACTTTTCTCGTGTCTACTGGGTGTCTGCGGTTGCAGCGAGtcccccacagctcccagttcGCCTCTATTACTGGCCGATTCCAGCTCCATCATCACTCGGGACCAGCTTCGTACTTCCCCCCCTGCCTTCCCGGCCGAACCCAGCCAGCGAGTCCAGGAAAGCGATCCCCCAGCGCCGCAGTAAACCAACCAGAATGCCGACGAGAGTGTGGCGGCTATCGGGGTTGTTTCGGGGCGTCAGTCCGACCCGGTTTCCTCCTAATATCAGTGGATCCCAGGGATCGGGGAGCGAGGCGATTCAATGAGCGAGCGTTCGCCAGCCAGAGAGCCGTTGGCCACGCGAGGTATGACGGGACAGTTCAATCGTCGCAGGGGTCGTCTGCAAATTCTTGCACCGATTCAAAAAAACACGGTACGAGTTTTATAATCTATAAAATGTGAAAACGTTATATCGATCCTCGCCGCGTTAAATCGGTATATTTGAAACGCCCAGTGGCTATGGGGTTTTATTTTGGCATTTATCAAGGGTTCCAAGACGATATTTGTTTCGCTGTCAGAAGAGTCACTTTTGGACACTCCCTTAAGTGCTCAAACTTGAAGCAGGCGCACGCGCGCGTTCACGCACACATAATTTCAACATCCGTGCTTTCCcctcaacaataataataaaaaaaaggagttgACAAAACCTGTATCTTTTTGTCGTATACACATTTTAACAATACTTGGAGTCATAatgttgcttttaaaaacagaaatgttgaaCAAAGAGCATAATTTAAAGTGTTGTAACAGCTGTTTGCGCGAGTTCATGCAAAGTAGAGAAATTATAGTTCGAAAAAGAGGATCTCTTTTACTCGTGAGCTTTTCCCCACgggagataaataaataaatcgatTAATAAAAGCCTAACCCAAAATGGgtaaagaaatgttttttttaaaaaaggaaaaacgaTCGAAGGTTAAAAGTTAAACAGCTCGAGAGACAAACCACATTTGGCCACTAGGGGGAGGTATTGCACAAGCGAAAGGCAAGCGTACTTTAGATTAATCAATACATTCTCAAAACTAGAATTCTGCTATGTAGGCCAACAcctatatatttatacatatacAAATATATGATTCTAGCTTTTGGACCGTGACAATAATTTCGCAAAATTAAATTTAACGCACAGCGACGTTGTAGCGAAAGTGCTGCTGGTGTTACGTTGCCACTGTCGGCTGAAGTCAGCTGACagacccaaacaggaagtgctacCGTCCGCTGCAGGAGGCGACACATTCATCCAATCCTGGGTAATTCTTCTACCATTATCATATTATAGATTCTTTTAAGAAAGTAAATGCCAGCAGAGTAGTAGCAGCTGATTGCAGGTATTTTATTTGTAGCTTCGCCTCCGCGTTGGTAGCGTCAATGCTAGTTGACACGACGTTTGGTGTTTCAAAATAGAATTATTAGTTATTGTTGCAATAACACGTGTTTTGCTCCGTTTTGCTAGTACATCAGCCATAGATCGTGTGTACAATGCATGACGTTTTCTCTCAATTTGAGGCATACAAATGATGATGTAGCGGAAAACAagtctcatctcctcctcttgctaGAACCATGAAGAAGAGCAAATGCAAAACAAGCAGTTCATCCGAGAAGGAGTTTGTGTTTGAATTCAAGGCAGGGAAACACAACTGTGTCCTCAAAGTGCCTCTACAGTTCCCTGCTCAAGAGAACATCAGTGATCTGCACGGACGCCTCATGCTGCTGCACAAAATACCCTGTTACATAGAAAACGGTGAGACGTCGGACGAGAAGGCTTTAACACCCCTCATACATGCATGTTTTGCATAATTTTAGCTTTTACTAGAGGTCAGGTTATATAACTTACTTTAATCTGTGGGGAGAAAACCTTATAACAATTGTGTTGCAGCTTTAGACTCGCTGAATTCCTGAGATAACAAGAAAGgatctgtttatttgtttatttgagaTCTATTAAAATGTCTTCTCTCTTTACATTTGCACATCATAATGGGAGATCGTTGTAGCGTGCATTCCTTTAAAACCAGTTTATTGACTggatctgtctctctgtctctgtgtgttcatCCTCTCTTTGCGGCAGAACTGAAATCTGCTCTTTCCGACTTCATCGACCGGGAGACGACGCTGGATTATGACAGAGAAGCGGAGCAGGCCCTGCAGAGACTCACGATGGGAGATGTAGACGTCAACCAGCTCACCGATGCCTGGGCCAGGTCCTACGTGGAGGTAAAGCATATGAGTGTGTTTTGGTAAATGCTAATAAACCTCCATATTCTTTACTAGGTACAACAGCAAACTGAGATAAAAAAGGCAAGGGTGCATTCATTTCCCAGCAAGACATAATGTGTGTTCATCTATATCCCTGTTGTAATTTAACAGGGGAACATTATCCTGccgtttgggttttttttccattaatataCTGAGATTTTGTCAGCTCCTGTCCGCGATGCTTAGGGGAAAATTCTCACTTaagtttgttgttatttttctccTTGCCTGGTTTATGTTGGGCGTCTCCACGCAACATCCGTGGGAGGGCAAAAAGGAAACGCCGCGTTATGAAGGAACAGAAAAGATCTGTATTTGGGCAAATTCGATTTGCCATCTGGTTCTGACAGTTGTCGGTGTTGATGCCGCCTAGCTGGCCACGTCTCGAGttttaattgcattctgtaCTTGCACATAATTTGTCTGGCTGGAAAATTGCGAGCCTCGAACAACATCGAGCCCTGACTCGCGTGTCGAGCTTGCAAGCATTtcaaaaataatataaatgatAATTACTAAAAAGTTACTGTAAACTTCCAGAAGTATGATTTGCTCCATAATAGACTCACAATTCTGTGTTAATTTATGCTTTTGGTGGCACAGTGGTGCAGGTGGAAGCAAGAAGCCTCCCAGTTTGAATCCCCGAGGGGGCTTTTCTGTGAGTTTCCCCGCTAAGGATAACGTGCATTTGTGGGACGGGTGACTGGTTGCCTGTTCAGGGCGTCCTCCAAGGCTCGCCCCAAGGCTCGCCGTGTCAGAGCCCTGTATAAATAGAGAAGCTTTAGATTCAGATCGATGCAGGTTCTACGCTTCTAACCACGCTCGGTCCACCTCAGCTGCCACTGCTTATTGAGCAACACGTTCAAAATGTCCTGACGGTGCGTTTTACCTTCCTCTTTTGTTGTCGCCTCCCCAGAATGTTGCTGATTTAATGCTGACATCACGTCTTATTTGTCATGCTCTTTCACAGTTTGCATCCACGCGTAATCCTTGAGGAGCGGACAGGAAAATGACGTGTCGCTCACATTTActccctttttttgtgtgtgttttcccctgTCTTCAGTTTTACGAGGAAGAATATTTAAcctgttttcctgctgaaaGTTTGTTTCTCACTATTGCAAAGTGACGCACTACTCCATTGATTTTGGCACCTTTCAGGCTCAACTGGAGCGGTTTGAGTTATAGATCCACTTCCTTCAGTTCCTCCGGGAGTCACGTCATTAATAAACAGCCCATTCAGTTAGCAGACATGCTAACACGCCTGCCCATATGTTCCCTCATCACTTCATTGTCAGCTGCCAATTCCAAACATGTGTTTTCTCAGACTACGCTGGAGCACGCCCGGCCCGAAGAGCCCAGCTGGGATGAGGACTTTGCCGACGTCTACCACGAGTTAATCCACTCCCCTGCCTCGGATACCCTCCTCAATCTGGAGCACAACTACTTTGTAAGCATCTCCGAGCTCATCAGCGAGAGGGACATGGAGAtcaagaagctgcaggagaggttGGTGTGAAATGTTGCGGCTTCTGTTTCTTTTAACCTTGCTAATTTTGATGCTCCTATCCTGgtaatgttttaattaaattcagGCTGTACAGAGAACAAACTGTGGCATAACTTTGCAGGTAAAactcttcctgttgttttcctccaaaaaaaggaataaaaacctAACGAAGAATGACCTTGACGTTAAACACGTCGTGGCCTTCTATTTGTTATTCCTGTCTTGTAATTCTCCATCAGGCCAATCACACTGATGGACCTTCATCTCTCTGACAGGCAAACCAGCGAGATGGACAAGGTGATGCACGAGCTGGGCAACACGTTGTCTGACCAGGATGTGAACGCGGTGGCCTCGCAGCATTTTGATGCACAGCAGGTAGCAGAAGAAGCTGTTACATCACGCGGAGTTCGAGCTGcatattgaataaatgtgtccagATATGCCACAGCCAGTCTGTGGTCACACTGTGAGGACTAAAAAGAATGCGTCACGTTGGAGTTGCTCAGTCCTGGAGTTCACTCTCATTGCTCAGGTGTTGGAGAACAAGTGGGCCAGTGAGCTGAAGCAAGTGACCGAGATTCAGAAGCAGGaatatcaggagtgggtcgtcAAGCTGCACCAGGATCTGCAGAAAtccaccaacagcagcaaaatTAAGTGAGTCAGTGGGTAAATACGGACAAAATTGTCATTTTGACTCGGCTCCAAATGGATCTCCAGCAGTTCCCGGGCAACACTGGCTGCATTTACATGATCCTCAGCCTTGTTGCTTTAGTCACGACTAACATCTTCAGGCTAAAATGTCTAGCAGAGCTAAACAGTAATGAAGCCCTGAAGTTCTCTGCACAGACTGATTATTCCATCAGAACAGTAatggcctccaggacctgcatGCTAACTACTTTTCAGACAACGTGACCACCGTTGGAGGGACATTTCTGGATAAATGTCATATTCCTGCCCGGTGTGGGTGGATGTTGCAGACTAAATTGTGCTCTCCGTTATCTCCTGCCTGAGAAGTGATGCTGAAATGTATTTTCTGCTTCTTGGATTGATTTCCAGTGAGGAGATTATGGTGCAGTCGGGCCAGCTGTCAGAACTTACGGATTCTGGCTCCAGGGTGTTTGAGGAGCAGCCTTTGTTGGAGGAGAGTTTCACCATACATCTAGGTGCATCATATGAGTCGAATGTCTTCAGCGGGTCTTTGGTTTCTTGTTAAAACTAAATATCTTTGACCAGGAGCGCAGCTGAAGACGATGCACAACCTGCGGCTCGTCCGGGCAGACGTGCTGGACTTCTGTAAGCACCGGCGCCACGGGAGCAGCGGAACGAAGCTGAGGCGTCTGCAGACGGCCCTCTCCCTCTACTCCTCCTCGCTTTGTGGCCTGGTGCTGTTGGTGGACAACAGAGTCAACTCCTACAGCGGCATCAAGAGAGGTCCGGAGAGATTTTAGCCGTTCCCCCGTCCGTTTCCCGCGTGGTtcgaatcaaatcaaatcaaatcagtctttatttacaTAGCGTCTTATACAGTCCAAactgtttcaaggcgctttccagaatcccagggcctgaccccagggaagcaacagtggcaaggaaaaactccctttaacaggaagaaaccttgagcaggaccaggctcatgtaggggggaccctcctgctgatggggggggggggggggggggggggggggggggggggggggggaggagaggagaggagaggagaggagaggagaggagaggagaggagaggaggggaggagaggagaggagaggagaggagaggagaggagaggaggggagaggagaggagagggaggaggagagaagaggggagaggaggggagaggagagaggagaggagaggagaggagagagaggagaggaggaggagaggaggggggaggagaggaggggaggggaggaggagaggaggggaggggaggggagaggagaggagaggagaggagaggagaggggagggaggggagaggagaggagaaggagaggagaggagaggagaggagaggaggggaggagaggagagaggagaggagaggggggagg
This window harbors:
- the c13h12orf4 gene encoding protein C12orf4 homolog, producing MKKSKCKTSSSSEKEFVFEFKAGKHNCVLKVPLQFPAQENISDLHGRLMLLHKIPCYIENELKSALSDFIDRETTLDYDREAEQALQRLTMGDVDVNQLTDAWARSYVETTLEHARPEEPSWDEDFADVYHELIHSPASDTLLNLEHNYFVSISELISERDMEIKKLQERQTSEMDKVMHELGNTLSDQDVNAVASQHFDAQQVLENKWASELKQVTEIQKQEYQEWVVKLHQDLQKSTNSSKINEEIMVQSGQLSELTDSGSRVFEEQPLLEESFTIHLGAQLKTMHNLRLVRADVLDFCKHRRHGSSGTKLRRLQTALSLYSSSLCGLVLLVDNRVNSYSGIKRDFATVAKECTDFHFLCLEEQLEEVQQVLLYARAQRSSKHKEQPEISRNGGDDKSKALERNPSNISPGEFYVSRHSNLSEVHVVFHLCVDDNVRSGNITARDPAIMGLRNILKVCCTHDVTTITVPLLLVHDMSEEMTIPWCLKRAELVFKCVKGFMMEMASWDGGISRTVQFLVPKSISEEMFYQLSNMLPQIFRVSSTLTLTSKH
- the e2f4 gene encoding transcription factor E2F4 isoform X2, coding for MMELESASNRGELGAVGDSLQPQTPSRHEKSLGLLTTKFVTLLQEAKDGVLDLKAAADTLAVRQKRRIYDITNVLEGIGLIEKKSKNSIQWKGVGPGCNTREIADKLIDLKAELDDLALREHELDQQRVWVQQSIKNVTDDSNNSPLAYVKHEDLCGAFKGDTLLAIRAPIGTQLEVPIPESIPNGQRKYQIHLKSSTGPIEVLLVNKDPSSASPVVLPVPPPDEILQSLPTPALTPASQPSVSQVLKSAAAASVKPAPVAAAIPPVPSTDATSSSPLAPATETPVAATQQLLSSASLDGSASSSASAVFEPVKSDPSELLDFPKELSDMFDPTKEISGDLLEDLMSSEVFSPLLRLSPPPSDHDYIYNLDETEGLCDLFDVPILNL
- the e2f4 gene encoding transcription factor E2F4 isoform X1 — protein: MMELESASNRGELGAVGDSLQPQTPSRHEKSLGLLTTKFVTLLQEAKDGVLDLKAAADTLAVRQKRRIYDITNVLEGIGLIEKKSKNSIQWKGVGPGCNTREIADKLIDLKAELDDLALREHELDQQRVWVQQSIKNVTDDSNNSPLAYVKHEDLCGAFKGDTLLAIRAPIGTQLEVPIPESVGYIPNGQRKYQIHLKSSTGPIEVLLVNKDPSSASPVVLPVPPPDEILQSLPTPALTPASQPSVSQVLKSAAAASVKPAPVAAAIPPVPSTDATSSSPLAPATETPVAATQQLLSSASLDGSASSSASAVFEPVKSDPSELLDFPKELSDMFDPTKEISGDLLEDLMSSEVFSPLLRLSPPPSDHDYIYNLDETEGLCDLFDVPILNL